A genomic segment from Nitrospira sp. encodes:
- a CDS encoding Alanyl-tRNA synthetase, whose protein sequence is MSQSVNDLRRTFIQYFEQQGHRAVPSAPLIPQADPTLLFTNAGMNQFKRVFLGEETRAYHRAVTVQKCLRAGGKHNDLENVGYTRRHHTFFEMLGNFSFGDYFKEEAIRFGWEFLTSVVGLAKERMWVTIFREDDEADRLWKKIGVSPGRIVRCGEKDNFWQMADTGPCGPCSELHFDQGPAVPGDATPNGEGDRVIEIWNLVFMQFNRDSAGTLNPLPKPSIDTGMGLERLAAVAQGKLSNYDSDLFAPLLAAIGTRADARYGAQEQADRSMRVIADHLRAITFLMADGVLPSNEGRGYVLRRILRRAARHGRLLGITEPFLHELTATVVEQMGTAYHELRTAADTVQEATRGEEERFIATLDQGLPILTDMLAKVRASGQHTLPGADIFKLYDTYGFPMDLIAEASREQGITLDETGFEAAIEEQRTRARKTGGFETETTRPVLSELAGRVGTSTFVGYERLTSEGLVQALLKGERLVKEAHEGDEVEVVLDVTPFYAEGGGQAGDQGTLIGTDGRVEIRDTTRPVPTLIVHRGLVSSGSIREGDRVQLSVNRRTRQDAARNHTATHLVHAALRDLLGPHVKQYGSLVAPNRLRFDFAHFRPLASRDIDEIESIVNEQVRLNEVVQTDVMGVQEAVAGGALAFFGDKYGDQVRVVSIDTFSKELCGGTHCRHTGEIGLFRIVSESGVAAGVRRIECLTGSGALDQLKRLETDVRELSDLLKVAPVELVARTRKLTEQLKEKERELADVKLKMASTSSSDAQAREINGVRVHAQRTDGLDVNGMRALADQLRDKLRSGVVALGAANDGKVSLLVVVTKDLIGRLKAGDLIKEMAAEVGGTGGGRPEMAQAGGKNPEGLGTALEKVFGLVQQALER, encoded by the coding sequence ATGAGCCAGAGCGTGAACGATCTGCGACGCACCTTCATTCAGTATTTCGAGCAACAGGGGCATCGGGCCGTGCCGAGCGCGCCGTTGATTCCCCAAGCCGACCCGACGCTGCTGTTCACGAATGCCGGCATGAATCAGTTCAAGCGTGTGTTCCTCGGCGAGGAGACTCGGGCCTACCACCGCGCCGTCACGGTGCAAAAGTGCCTGCGGGCCGGCGGCAAGCACAACGATCTTGAAAACGTGGGCTATACGAGGCGGCACCACACCTTTTTCGAAATGCTCGGCAATTTTTCCTTCGGCGACTATTTCAAGGAAGAGGCCATCCGATTCGGCTGGGAATTCCTGACCTCGGTAGTCGGGCTGGCGAAGGAACGGATGTGGGTCACGATTTTCCGCGAAGACGACGAGGCCGATCGCCTCTGGAAAAAAATCGGTGTGTCGCCTGGCCGGATCGTCCGTTGCGGCGAGAAGGATAACTTCTGGCAGATGGCCGATACGGGCCCCTGCGGCCCCTGTTCGGAACTTCACTTCGATCAAGGCCCGGCCGTACCGGGCGATGCGACGCCGAACGGCGAAGGGGATCGGGTCATCGAAATCTGGAACCTGGTCTTCATGCAGTTCAACCGCGACAGCGCCGGTACGTTGAATCCACTGCCCAAACCGAGCATCGATACAGGCATGGGGCTGGAACGGTTGGCGGCGGTGGCGCAGGGGAAACTTAGCAACTACGACAGCGACTTGTTCGCTCCCTTGCTGGCGGCGATCGGTACGCGGGCCGACGCACGATACGGCGCACAGGAGCAGGCGGATCGATCCATGCGGGTCATCGCGGACCATTTGCGCGCGATCACCTTCCTCATGGCCGACGGCGTGTTGCCGTCGAACGAAGGCCGAGGGTATGTGCTGCGCCGGATCCTTCGCCGAGCCGCCCGCCATGGTCGTTTGTTGGGAATCACAGAGCCGTTTCTGCATGAACTGACGGCGACGGTGGTCGAACAGATGGGGACAGCCTATCACGAGTTACGTACGGCGGCTGATACGGTGCAGGAGGCGACGCGTGGCGAGGAAGAGCGGTTCATTGCGACGCTCGATCAGGGGCTGCCGATTCTCACCGACATGCTGGCGAAGGTGCGTGCGTCGGGACAACATACGCTTCCTGGCGCGGATATTTTCAAGTTGTACGATACCTACGGGTTTCCGATGGACCTGATCGCGGAAGCCAGTCGTGAACAGGGCATTACGCTCGACGAGACAGGATTCGAAGCGGCCATCGAAGAGCAACGGACACGCGCCAGAAAGACGGGAGGTTTCGAGACCGAAACGACCAGACCGGTGTTGAGCGAGTTGGCCGGCCGTGTGGGGACCAGCACGTTCGTCGGGTATGAGCGGCTGACCTCCGAAGGCTTGGTGCAGGCGCTTCTCAAGGGCGAACGTCTCGTCAAGGAAGCCCATGAGGGGGATGAGGTCGAGGTCGTGCTGGACGTCACGCCGTTTTATGCGGAGGGCGGTGGGCAGGCCGGTGATCAAGGGACCCTGATCGGGACCGACGGGCGCGTAGAGATTCGTGATACGACCAGGCCTGTACCGACCTTGATCGTCCATAGGGGCCTGGTGTCATCCGGCTCGATCCGCGAAGGGGACCGAGTGCAACTCTCGGTGAACCGCCGTACCAGGCAGGATGCGGCCCGTAACCATACGGCGACCCATTTGGTCCATGCTGCCCTGCGGGACCTGTTGGGGCCGCACGTCAAACAGTATGGTTCCCTCGTCGCGCCGAATCGTCTCCGGTTCGATTTTGCTCACTTCCGCCCGCTGGCATCACGCGACATTGACGAGATCGAATCGATCGTGAACGAGCAGGTTCGTTTGAACGAAGTGGTGCAGACGGATGTGATGGGGGTGCAGGAAGCAGTGGCCGGCGGGGCATTGGCCTTCTTCGGCGACAAGTACGGAGACCAGGTGCGGGTCGTGAGCATCGACACCTTCAGCAAGGAATTGTGCGGTGGAACCCATTGTCGGCACACGGGCGAGATCGGCCTGTTTCGGATCGTGTCGGAGTCCGGTGTGGCGGCCGGCGTGCGCCGGATCGAATGCCTGACCGGTAGCGGGGCGTTGGATCAACTGAAACGATTGGAAACGGATGTCCGTGAACTGTCCGACCTCCTGAAGGTCGCACCGGTTGAATTGGTAGCGCGCACCCGTAAACTGACCGAGCAGTTGAAGGAGAAGGAACGGGAATTGGCGGACGTGAAGTTGAAGATGGCCAGCACGTCGTCGAGCGACGCGCAGGCGCGTGAGATCAATGGTGTGAGGGTCCATGCGCAACGGACGGACGGACTGGACGTCAACGGCATGCGGGCGTTGGCCGACCAGTTGCGCGATAAACTCCGCAGCGGGGTCGTGGCGCTCGGGGCTGCGAACGACGGCAAGGTGTCGTTACTGGTCGTGGTGACCAAGGACCTCATCGGCCGCCTCAAGGCCGGCGATCTCATCAAGGAGATGGCGGCAGAAGTCGGCGGGACCGGCGGAGGGCGTCCGGAGATGGCCCAGGCCGGCGGAAAAAATCCCGAAGGGCTCGGGACCGCGTTGGAAAAGGTTTTTGGGTTGGTCCAGCAGGCCTTGGAGCGGTAA
- a CDS encoding Putative pre-16S rRNA nuclease YqgF has translation MKGQRILAIDHGSKRIGFALSDELGWTAQPLETFHRRNPDADIRHIQDLVREHEVGRVVVGMPLRLDGEVGPAAKVVEAFVQLLEPALSVPVVTWDERMTTRSAEDVLIAADVSRRKRKGIVDRVAAAILLQSYLASLEEPSAVSPEHRLNEFEAPEPLSVHHERVDDAEEIDHRADPGGGDARGHRRLSGAALGSKSRR, from the coding sequence ATGAAGGGCCAACGGATTCTGGCCATCGACCATGGCTCCAAGCGGATCGGGTTCGCCCTAAGCGATGAACTCGGGTGGACGGCCCAGCCGCTGGAGACCTTTCACCGGCGCAATCCGGATGCGGACATCCGACATATCCAGGATCTCGTTCGGGAACACGAGGTCGGGCGGGTCGTCGTCGGAATGCCGCTGCGACTGGATGGGGAAGTCGGTCCTGCGGCCAAAGTCGTCGAAGCCTTCGTTCAGCTGCTGGAGCCGGCCTTGTCTGTTCCGGTGGTTACCTGGGACGAACGGATGACGACGAGGTCGGCGGAGGATGTGCTGATCGCCGCCGATGTCAGCCGCCGAAAACGCAAGGGTATCGTCGATCGCGTCGCGGCAGCCATTTTGTTGCAAAGTTACCTGGCGAGTTTGGAGGAGCCGTCCGCTGTTTCTCCCGAGCACAGGTTGAACGAGTTCGAGGCGCCCGAACCGCTGTCGGTTCATCACGAACGAGTCGATGATGCAGAAGAGATCGATCATAGGGCTGATCCTGGCGGCGGTGATGCTCGCGGGCATCGCCGGCTATCAGGTGCTGCACTGGGCTCAAAGTCCCGTCGCTAG